The Halocalculus aciditolerans genome includes a window with the following:
- a CDS encoding winged helix-turn-helix domain-containing protein gives MTETWDDINEQVKADWKEETTPFERVYEIVEQTHDGQAAAEIADRALMSEPTARRHCKTLVNTGFAETEQDGQTTLYKRNSDRVLMSRIRELREEVDRPELLDSIQDMKAEIRRYEDRYDVVSPEELAQQLDADETEGWDDLTAWRTTRQNLAVAQAALAYDEASHQLAV, from the coding sequence ATGACCGAGACGTGGGATGACATCAACGAGCAGGTCAAGGCAGACTGGAAAGAAGAGACCACGCCGTTTGAGCGGGTGTACGAAATCGTCGAACAAACCCACGACGGGCAAGCGGCAGCCGAGATCGCCGACCGCGCCCTCATGAGCGAGCCGACGGCACGTCGTCACTGCAAAACGCTGGTGAACACCGGGTTCGCCGAGACGGAACAGGACGGCCAAACGACGCTGTACAAGCGCAACAGCGACCGGGTGTTGATGTCCCGGATCCGTGAGCTGCGTGAGGAAGTCGATCGACCGGAGTTGCTCGACAGCATCCAAGACATGAAGGCCGAAATCCGGCGCTACGAGGACCGCTACGACGTGGTGTCACCAGAGGAACTCGCCCAGCAACTCGACGCCGACGAGACGGAAGGGTGGGACGACCTCACCGCGTGGCGCACAACGCGACAGAATCTCGCCGTTGCCCAAGCCGCACTCGCCTACGACGAGGCCAGCCACCAGCTCGCCGTATGA
- a CDS encoding transposase, with product MADDDLPEIVERLVEQADTLLDNHDNISQIVKHLDIPFDALSDQYDQPQSSTRFGFAPIVRTFLYRELCDYSDSELAGRLDTWPYLTQRFGFSPDEGSPTQGGLSYMWRNRLGLDTRRVINQTAEAIQSLAADRDIRLTEVAPPAPDPDDVTDGDDELEPVHHFVDRNVGQFMDLARDTVFTAFDTGRANNTKHADDRVWYSQTKASFLGERSGTRVAFRSLNRQYGDKETDVLHNDTHTRAVKKLATPETHQYELSDYVETDGTPTPPWRRIANTIQDQYADAVDGFVDAVRNTGMFQEPAVAAIDITHDQFHVSPWKSEDEIEPDDERIVVNDAGKTKVPKDDYPEMVEGMKGGHEYGYAYATLTIVGNNVPLVLAVEPVRHNSIWEGDDGESVSYAEIVDRLLEQALEHVDLHMVMVDRGFDAHGVQDVIDSHDLTYLIPKQKYERDLDGIEKVRNHEVADIAVEPDVTLGTGADTGTNEAREHEVQFMYVPAQTEDFEVVDDRPTSNGEGGGSCEDTEEMSYAVFMTNRDDVSPDEAMGLIGRYERRWDIENAYKSISRFLPSIASTDFRMRCFSFMFATLLYNVWRLTDYTMKVLVYEKYDGYGPEEGRLRPRPEISANGCIDSMLNCLPPPY from the coding sequence ATGGCTGATGACGACCTGCCCGAAATCGTGGAACGCCTGGTCGAGCAGGCGGATACCCTTCTTGACAACCACGACAATATCTCGCAGATCGTCAAACACCTAGATATTCCGTTTGATGCACTTTCCGATCAATACGACCAGCCACAGTCCAGTACCCGATTCGGCTTCGCTCCCATTGTCCGAACGTTTCTATACCGCGAGCTGTGCGACTACAGTGATTCCGAGCTCGCAGGACGTCTCGATACGTGGCCGTACCTCACTCAACGGTTCGGCTTCAGCCCGGACGAGGGGTCACCTACCCAAGGCGGGCTTTCGTATATGTGGCGGAACCGCCTCGGGCTTGACACGCGACGCGTCATCAATCAGACTGCGGAAGCCATCCAGTCACTCGCCGCCGACCGCGATATCAGGCTCACAGAAGTAGCTCCACCTGCACCCGATCCAGACGACGTTACAGACGGCGATGATGAACTGGAACCGGTTCACCATTTTGTAGACCGAAATGTCGGCCAGTTCATGGACCTTGCCAGAGACACCGTATTCACTGCGTTCGACACTGGGCGCGCCAATAACACGAAACACGCCGATGATCGGGTATGGTACTCGCAGACAAAAGCAAGCTTTCTTGGAGAACGATCCGGGACCCGTGTCGCATTTCGATCACTAAACCGGCAGTATGGCGACAAAGAGACGGATGTCCTACACAACGATACGCACACTCGGGCAGTGAAGAAGCTCGCCACGCCAGAAACTCATCAGTATGAGCTTAGCGACTACGTTGAGACGGACGGGACACCGACTCCACCGTGGCGACGTATCGCCAACACAATCCAAGACCAGTATGCTGACGCCGTTGATGGGTTCGTCGATGCGGTGCGTAACACGGGCATGTTTCAGGAGCCTGCCGTCGCCGCGATTGACATTACGCACGACCAGTTCCACGTCTCACCGTGGAAGAGTGAAGACGAAATCGAGCCTGACGACGAGCGGATTGTAGTTAATGACGCAGGGAAGACGAAGGTTCCGAAGGACGACTACCCGGAAATGGTTGAAGGGATGAAGGGTGGCCACGAGTACGGGTATGCGTATGCGACGTTGACAATCGTCGGAAATAATGTACCGTTAGTGCTTGCTGTCGAGCCGGTTCGACATAACTCAATTTGGGAGGGAGATGATGGTGAGTCGGTATCGTATGCGGAGATTGTGGATCGATTGCTCGAGCAAGCGTTAGAGCACGTGGATCTACATATGGTGATGGTGGACCGCGGGTTCGATGCGCACGGTGTGCAGGACGTGATTGACTCACACGATTTGACGTACCTCATCCCGAAACAGAAGTACGAACGAGATTTGGATGGAATTGAGAAGGTGCGAAATCACGAGGTTGCTGATATAGCTGTTGAGCCGGATGTCACGCTTGGCACGGGTGCAGATACTGGGACGAATGAAGCCCGAGAGCATGAGGTGCAGTTTATGTATGTGCCGGCACAGACGGAGGACTTTGAGGTGGTAGACGATCGGCCAACCAGCAATGGAGAGGGTGGTGGTAGTTGCGAGGACACGGAAGAAATGAGTTACGCGGTTTTCATGACGAATCGGGATGACGTGTCGCCAGATGAGGCGATGGGGTTGATTGGTCGATATGAACGTCGATGGGATATTGAGAATGCATATAAGTCGATTTCGCGGTTCCTGCCGTCGATTGCGTCGACGGATTTCCGAATGCGATGTTTCAGCTTCATGTTCGCTACATTACTGTACAATGTGTGGCGGCTTACTGACTATACGATGAAGGTGTTGGTGTATGAGAAGTACGACGGCTATGGACCGGAGGAAGGGCGGTTGCGGCCGCGTCCGGAGATCTCGGCGAATGGCTGTATTGACTCGATGTTGAACTGTCTTCCACCACCGTACTAA